The sequence TGCTCCGCAGCCTGCCGGAGCTGGAGTCGCTCAACGCCTCCTGGAAACCGATCGCCCACCTCACCCCTGCCCAGTTCAACGCCTACCGGTCCGCCCTCGGCGAGGGCTCCGGCTTCCAGTCCGCGATGTACCGCCGCCTGGAGTTCCTGCTCGGCGACAAGTCCGCGTCCATGATCGTCCCGCACCGCGGCACCCCCAGCGCGCACGCCGAACTGGAGAAGGCCCTCACCGAGCCGAGCCTCTACGACGAGGTGCTGCGGCTGCTGGCCCGCCGCGGCTACGACCTGCCCGCCGCCGTGCTCGACCGCGATCCGGCGCTGCGCTACGAGCCGCACCCGGAGGTCGAGGCCGCCTGGCAGGCCGTCTACGCGGACGACGACCAGGACTCCGACCTGATCCGGCTCGGCGAACTCCTCACCGACGTCGCCGAACTCGTCTGGCGCTGGCGCAACGACCACCTCGTGGCGACCCGGCGCGCGATGGGCGCCAAGGCCGGCACCGGCGGCTCGGCAGGGGTGGCCTGGCTGGAGAAACGCGCCACGAAGAACGTCTTCCCCGAGCTGTGGACGGCGCGCAGCCATGTCTGACGTCCCCTCCGTCCCCGCCGCCCTCGCCCTGGACGCGCTCGCCGAGCGCGCCGCCGCCCTCGATGCCGCCGACCTCCTCGCACCTGTCAGGGATCGCTTCTTCCTCGGCGGCAGCTCCCCTGCCGAAGGCCGTGGGGGAGGCACCGTCTACCTCGACGGCAACTCGCTGGGCGCGCTGCCCACCACGGTGCTGCCGCGGCTGACCGAGGTGATCGGCCGTGAGTGGGGCGAACTGCGCATCCGCTCCTGGGAGGAGAGCGGCTGGTGGACGGCGCCCGAGCGGATCGGCGACCGGATCGCCCCGCTGGTCGGTGCCGCGCCGGGCCAGGTCGTGGTCGGCGACTCCACCAGCGTCAACGTCTTCAAGGCGCTGATCGCCGCCATCCGTATGGCCCCCCAGGACCGCGACGAGATCCTGGTCGACGCCGCCACCTTCCCCACCGACGGCTACATCGCGCAGTCCGCGGCCCGCTTCACGGGCCGGACCGTGCGAGCCGTGCCCGCGGGCACGATCGCCGAGGCGGCCGGCGCCCGCACCGCCGTCGCCCTCGTCAACCACGTGGACTACCGCACCGGCCGGCTGCACGACCTGCCCGCCGTCACCGCCGCCCTGCACGCGGCCGGGGCACTGGCCGTATGGGACCTGTGCCACAGCGCCGGGGCCCTGCCGGTCGCCCTGGACGCCGACGGGGTGGACCTCGCGGTCGGCTGCACCTACAAGTACCTCAACGGCGGGCCAGGCGCGCCGGCGTACCTCTACGTGCGAGCCGAGCACCAGCCCCGCTTCGACTCCCCGCTGCCCGGCTGGAACTCGCACGCCGACCCCTTCGGCATGGCCCGCGAGTACGTGGCCGCCGAGGGCGCGCCGCGCGGACGCGTGGGCACGCCGGAGATCCTGTCGCTGCTCGCGCTGGACGCGGCCCTCGACGTCTGGGAAGGCGTCGCGCTCGCCGATGTGCGCGCCAAGAGCCTCGCCCTGACCGACTTCTTCCTCGACTGCGTGGCCGCGGCCGCCCCCACCGGACAGCTGCGGGCCATGACGCCCGAGGCACACGCGGAACGGGGCAGCCAGGTGTCGCTGCGCTGCGCGGACGCCGGCGAGGTGATGCGCGAGCTGATCGCACGCGGCGTCGTGGGCGACTTCAGGCCGCCCGATGTGCTGCGCTTCGGCTTCACCCCGCTCTACACCCGCTACGTGGACGCCTGGCGCGCCGCCCGTGTGCTGGCCGACATCCTTGAGGAACGCGACCCCACCCCCGCTGGTGCCCGCCCGGGCGCCGGCACCGATACCCGACCCGACGGCCACCCCGACGGCGACCGCGAAGGGAACCCGTAACCGATGACCGCTGCCGCGCCCCGCCCACCCTCGCCCCAGCCCGCCGACCGGGCGGCGGCCGAGGAGGCATCGGCGTTCGGCCACGACCCCGTGCCCCCGGACGCCACGGCGTCCTACGGCGCCCACCCCGACCAGGTGGTCGACTTCTACCGGCCCGCCGGCACCGGGACCGCCCGCCCGGCACCCCTGGTGGCGCTGCTGCACGGCGGCGCCTGGCGGGACGCCCACGACCGCACCCACGTCTCCCCGCTCGCCGCGCATCTCGCGGCGCGCGGGCTGGCGGTGGCGTCGGTCGAATACCGCCGCGGCGGTACGGGCGGCGCGGCGGGCGGTCCGGAGGCACCCGGCGACCAGCCGGCCGACGGTAAGCAACTGCCCCGGCAGGCGGAGGTCCGGGCGGAGACCGCCGAGCCCCCGCTTCCGCCCGCCGGCCGCTGGCCCGACACCTTCGACGACGTCGCCGCCGCGATGGACGCCCTGCCCGCGCTCGCCCGCGATGCCCTCGGTGAGGACACCGTCGACCCCCGCCGCATCGTGCTCACCGGGCACAGCGCGGGCGGCCACCTCGCGCTGTGGGCCGCCGCCCGCCACCTGCTGCCCGCCGACTCCCCTTGGCACCGCCCCGCACCTCCAGCCGTCCGCGGTGTCGTGGCCCTCGCCCCGATCGCCGACTTCACCTCGGCGATCCGGCTGCGCGTCTGCTCCGGTGCGGTGCTGGACCTCCTCGGCGGACCCGACCACGCCACCGACCGCCTGCCCCACGCCGACCCGGCCGCGCTGCTTCCCACCGGCATCGCCACCACCATCGTGCACGGCACCACTGACAATGTGGTTCCGCCGCAGGTCAGCGCGGCTTTCGCCCGTGCCGCCGGAGCGGCGGGGGAGGAGCCCACCGTGGCGTGGCTGCCGGCCACCGGCCACTTCCCGCTGATCGACCCGTCGAGCGACGCGTGTACGGCCGTGGCGGACGAGATCGGCCAACTCGCCTGGTGAGTCCGCCCGAGGGCAAACCGAAGCGCCGGCGCCCATCCATCGATGGGCACCGGCGCGAACGGTAAGGGCGACCCCACCGGGGACGGGCACGAGCCGCATCCCGGCTCGAGTGCGACGGCCCCACCTGGGGCCTGCCGTGACCGCAGACCGGCTACCGGAAGCCAGTCACCGGCTTCCAGCGACCAGCTACCGGCTGCGCTTCGCGAGCCGCTCCACGTCGAGGAGGATGACCGCGCGAGCCTCCAGCCGCAGCCAGCCGCGGCCGGCGAAGTCGGCGAGCGCCTTGTTCACGGTCTCGCGGGAGGCGCCGACGAGCTGCGCCAACTCCTCCTGGGTGAGGTCGTGCACGACGTGGATGCCCTCTTCGGACTGCACGCCGAAGCGGCGGGACAGGTCCAGCAGGGCCTTGGCGACACGGCCGGGCACGTCGGAGAAGACCAGGTCGGACATGACGTCGTTGGTGCGGCGCAGGCGCCGGGCGACCGCGCGCAGCAGCGCGGTGGAGACCTCGGGCCGTACGTTCAGCCAGGGCTGGAGGTCGCCATGGCCCAGGCCGAGCAGCTTCACCTCGGTGAGCGCGGTGCCGGTGGCGGTGCGCGGACCGGGGTCGAAGAGCGACAGCTCGCCGATCAACTCGCCGGGGCCCACCACGGCCAGCATGTTCTCCCGGCCGTCGGGCGAGGTGCGGTGCAGTTTCACCTTGCCCTCGGTCACGACGTACAGCCGGTCCCCGGGGTCACCCTCGTGGAACAGCGCGTCGCCACGCGCCAGCGTGACCTCGGTCATGGAGGCACGCAGTTCAGCGGCCTGCTCGTCGTCGAGCGCCGCGAAAAGCGGGGCACGGCGCAGAACGTCGTCCACGAGCTCTCTCCTTGTCGACTGTCGACATCACCGGGTTGTCCGCCGGGCTGTCCCCATGATGCATGACACGAGAAACAGTGCGATCAATCACAAGTTTGTCTTATGTGTGCGCGGCGCCGTGCCGCGGGGGTCCGATTGGCGGTCGGAATTCCGTGGTTAGGGGCGGCGCTGCGGCCGAATGAGTGGCCACCACGGGGTGTTCCGCTGTCAGCGAACACGCTACCGGAGCCGACCTCGGAAGGCACCGGTGTGACCGGTCCCACGCTGTCGGACCTTCGGCGTAGCCTTCGTACATGGCAGAGAGCAAGGTCGGCAAGGCCCCCAAAACGGAGTCCCAGGTAGCGAAGGTCCGCAGGGCCCGCCGGATCAACCGCGAACTCGCCGAGGTGTATCCGTACGCACATCCGGAGCTGGACTTCGAGAACCCGTTCCAGCTCCTGATCGCCACGGTGCTGTCCGCGCAGACCACCGACCTGCGGGTCAATCAGACGACACCCGCACTGTTCGCGAAGTACCCGACGGCGGCGGACATGGCGGCGGCCGACCCGGCGGACCTGGAGCAGATCCTGCGGCCGACCGGCTTCTTCCGGGCCAAGACGAGGTCCGTGCTGGGCCTGTCCGCCGCGCTGCGGGACGAGTTCGGCGGCGAGGTGCCCGGCCGCCTGGCCGACCTGGTGAAGCTGCCCGGCGTCGGCCGCAAGACCGCGAACGTGGTGCTGGGCAACGCGTTCGGGGTGCCCGGCATCACGGTCGACACCCACTTCGGCCGGCTCTCGCGCCGCTTCGGCTGGACCACCTCGCAGGACCCCGAGGAGGTCGAGCGGGATGTGGCCGCGCTCTTCCCCAAGTCGGACTGGACGATGCTGTCGCACCGCGTCGTCTTCCACGGCCGCCGGATGTGCCACGCCCGCAAGCCCGCCTGCGGGGTGTGCCCGATCGCCGCGCTTTGCCCGTCGTACGGCGAGGGCGAGATGGACCCGGAGAAGGCGAAGAAGCTGCTGAAGTACGAGAAGGGCGGCTTCCCCGGGCAGCGGCTGAACCCGCCGCCGGACTACCCGGGGCAGCCCGCGCCCCCGCTGGGCGCCTCATGACGCGGTCCTGGGAGGCCGGCGCGTCGAAGGTGGACGTCAGCGCCGGCGGGCTGCCGCAGTGGCTGGAGCCCGTGGTCGACGCCGTCGGCAGCGTGCGGCCCGAGCAGCTCAGCAGTTTCCTGCCGCCCGACGGCGGGGGGCGGCAGTCGGCCGTGCTCGTGCTGTTCGGCGAGGGCGATCAGGGACCCGACCTGCTGCTCATCGAGCGTTCCGCGGCGCTTCGTTCGCACGCGGGCCAGCCGTCCTTCCCGGGCGGCGCGCTCGACCCCGAGGACGGCGACCCGGACGGCGAGGGCCCGCTGCGGGCGGCGCTGCGCGAGGCCGAGGAGGAGACCGGCCTCGACCCGGCGGGCGTGCAGCTCTTCGGCGTCCTGCCGCGGCTCTATATCCCGGTGAGCGGTTTCGTGGTCACTCCGGTGCTGGGCTGGTGGCGCGAGCCGAGCCCGATCCGCGCGGTCGACCCCGCGGAGACCGCTCGCGCCTTCCGGGTTCCCGTGACGGATCTCACCGATCCGGCCAACCGTGCGACTCTCGTGCACCCCAGCGGTTTCCGCGGCCCGGCCTTCCTCGTCCAGGGCGCCCTGGTGTGGGGCTTCACCGCCGGCCTGATCGACAAGTTGCTGCACTACGCGGGCTGGGAGCGGCCCTGGGACCGGGAGCGCACCGTGCCGCTGGCCTAGCGGCGGACCGTATCTCCACCGCATGGCCGCCGGGCCCGTCCGTGTGCGCCGATCGGACCGGCGGGGCCGTACCGCCCCACGCGCTCAGGCCGACGTGAGACCGTGTTCCCCGTGAACGTGCTGGACATCCTGCTCATCCTCGCCGCCGTGTGGTTCGCCGTGATCGGCTACCGGCAGGGCTTCGTCGTCGGCGTCATGTCGGTGATCGGCTTCCTCGGCGGCGGCCTGGCCGCCGTCTACCTGCTGCCGCTGCTGTGGGACAAGGCGACGGACCATGCGACCCCGGGCTCGGCCGCGGTGATGTCCGCGGTCGTGATCGTGATCGTGTGCGCGTCGGTGGGGCAGGCGTTCACCACGCACCTGGGCAACAAGGCGCGCACCCGCATCACCTGGTCCCCGGCCAGAACCCTGGACGCAGGCGGCGGCGCCCTGGTCAACGTGCTGGCGATGCTGCTGGTGGCGTGGCTGATCGGCAGCGCGCTGGCGACCACGACGCTGCCGACGATAGGGCGCGAGGTGCGGTCGTCGAAGGTGCTGATCGGGGTGTCCCGGGTGATGCCGCCGTCGGCCGACACCTGGTTCACCGACTTCAGCGACACCCTGGCGCAGAACGGCCTGCCGCAGGTCTTCGGCACGTTCGGCTCAGAGCCGATCACCTCGGTACCCGCCCCCGACCCCGCGCTGGTCGGCAGCCCCGCGGTGGCCGACGCCCGCCCCAGCATCGTCAAGGTCGTCGGCACCGCCCCGAGCTGCGGGAAGGTGCTGGAGGGCTCGGGCTTCGTCTTCGCCAAGGACCGGGTGATGACCAACGCGCACGTCGTCGGCGGCGTCTCCGAGCCCACCGTGCAGGTCGGCGGCAAGGGCCGGCTGCACGACGCCCGCGTGGTCCTCTACGACTGGCAGCGCGACATCGCCGTCCTCGACGTGCCCGGGCTGGACGCGCCCGCGCTCCACTTCGCCACCACGAGCGAGCAGAGCCGCGACGACGCCATCGTGGCGGGCTTCCCCGAGAACGGCCCCTTCGACGTGCGCGCCGCCCGGATTCGGGACCGCATCAAGGCCAGCGGGCCGGACATCTACCACCGCGGCACCGTGCACCGCGACGTGTACTCGCTGTACGCGACGGTCCGGGCGGGGAACTCGGGCGGTCCGCTGCTGACCACCGACGGCGAGGTCGCCGGGGTGGTCTTCGCGAAGTCCCTGGACGACTCGCACACCGGTTACGCGCTGACCGCCGCCGAGGTGGCCCCGGACGTCACGGCCGGGCGTACCGCGAACCGGCAAGTGGACACCGAGGGGTGCGCGCTGTGACGGGGACCCGCGGTCTCATTCCTTCACATGGCGCAGCCGAGCGCTGACCCAGCGGGCCCGGCGGCCGAGTATGCGGGGGATGCCGAGACGGCCGGCCCCCGTGGGGATCAGCGTCATCGGGACCCGGTCGGCGGCTGCGAAGCTGCGGTGAGTGCGTGATACGTCACGGTAGTCGTGCGTCGAACCCATACGGAGCTACGTGCCCGCGCCGATAGGTCGGTAATCGCCCTCGGGTCGTCCGATTGGCTTATGCGCCCGGCATTTTGGCGATCATCGTACTGTCGCAATGTGGCCGTAGTGCGGCCGTATCGCGCCGGTTCAGCGGTCCGGTTCCGGGTCCTTGAGCCAGTTGACCAGCTCGGTCGAGAAGGCCACCGGGTCCTCCTCGTGCGGGAAGTGCCCGAGGCCGTCGAAGAGCCGCCAGCGGTAGGGCGCCTCCACATACTCCCCGCTGCCTGCCACGCTCCTGGTGCCGACCGCCCGGTCGAGCGAGCCGTGCATCTGCAGGGTGGGCACGCGCACCGGGCGCTTCATCCGGCGGTTGAACTGGAGGCCGTCCGGCCGGGCCATCGACCGCACCATCCAGCGGTAGGGCTCGACCGCGCAGTGCGCCGTGGACGGGATCTGCATGGCCTCGCGGTAGACGTCGATCGACTCCTCGTCCAGCGGCCGCGGTCCCGACCAGTCCCGGATCATCTGGCCGACCAGTGCCGCGTCGTCGGCGACGAGCTGCCGCTCGGGCACCCAAGGGCGCTGGAAGCCCCAGATGTAGCCGCCCGACCTGCTCTGCCGCAGGTCGGTGAGCATCGCGGCCCGCCAGCGTCGTGGGTGCGGCATCGAGCAGACGGCCAGCCGACGTACCAGCTTCGGCCGCATCGCGGCGGCGGTCCAGGCCAGGTATCCGCCCAGGTCGTGGCCGACCAGCGCGGCGTCGGGCTCGCCGAGCGAGCGGATCACCCCGGTCACGTCGAGTGCCAGGTTGCCGGGGTCGTAGCCGCGGGGCGTACGGTCGCTGCCGCCGACCCCGCGCAGGTCCATCGCGACCGCGCGGAAGCCCGCGTCGGCGAGCGCGGTGAGCTGGTGCCGCCAGGCCCACCAGAACTGCGGGAAGCCGTGCAGCAAGAGCACCAGCGGGCCGTCGCCGGCCTCGGCGATGTGGAAGCGGGCGCCGTTCGCGGCCACCTCGCGGTGGGTCCAGGGTCCGTCGAGGCGGGGCACCTGGCCACCTCGGCCGAGCTCCGCGCCGACCGGCCCGCTCCGGTCCGTCGCGTCCGGCACCGGGACGGGCCGGTTGGGCTGGCTGGGCGAGCCGGCGGGGAGGTTCATGGTGACGAGCGTGTCACATCTTCGATTCGAGCGCGGGAGCCGCGACGGTGGCGCCCAGCGGCTTGGCGTCCTGCGGACCGAGCTCGCGCGGGCGCGGCTTGGCCTTCTGCAGCACCGCGGCGGTCTCCTTGGCCGAGGCGATGGAGCGCTCCGGCTTCTTCACCTTCTTGAACCGGCTGTACGCCAGTGCGGCGAGCAGCACGCCGAGGACCACGAAGGCGCCGCACACGATGCCGAACGACGCGTCGAGCGGCAGTCCGGTGCGGTGGATGACGTACGCCAGTGCCATGCAGCCCATGGGTACCGCGAACAGGCAGAGCGCCAGCGCCACGATCAGCGCGCCGCTGCCGATCGTGGCGCGCTTCACGTCCTGCCGGATCTCGGTCTTGGCCAGCGCGATCTCGTCGTGCACCAGGGCGGACAGCTCCGTCGTGGCGGCGGAGAACAGCTCGCCGAGGCTGCGCTCGTCACCGTTCGAGGCTGGGCTCATCGAGTCCTCCGTGGTCGTCGCACCGCTTCGCTCGCGGGTGGTGTGGTCCGGACAAGGGAATGTCTGCCCCCGATCATGCCTTACGTGTCGTCAGGGCCGCCCGCCTGCCGCCGCCGGGCGAGCGCGGCGAGCCTGCGGTGCTCGGCGGCCTGGCGCTCCAGGATCTCGGCCATCCGCATGTGGTAAGCGGGTTGGTCCTGCTCGTAGATGTCGGGGATGCCGTCCCCGTCGTCGTCCCGCTCCTCCTCCGTGGTCAGCTTCCGGTATCTGTCGTTGCGCAGTTTGAGCAGGACCGCGGCCAGCACGGCCGCGATCACCGAGCCGACCAGCACGGCGGCCTTGGCCTCGTCGGCGAGCTTCGGGTGGGCGGCGAAGGCGAGTTCGCCGATCAGCAGGGAGACGGTGAAGCCGATGCCGGAGAGCGTCGCGAGCGCGAGGACGTCCGGCCAGCGCAGGTCCGGATTCAGCTCCGCGCGGGTGAAGCGGACTGCCAGCCAGGTGCCGCCGAACACGCCGATGGTCTTGCCGCAGACCAGGCCGAGGACGACGCCGAGGGTCTCCGGGCGGTGGAACACGTCGGCGAGCGCACCGCCGGAGATCGACACGCCCGCTGCGAACAGCGCGAACAGGGGTACGGCCAGGCCCGCCGACAGCGGCCGCACCAGGTGCTCGACGCGCTCGGCCGGCGGGTGCTGCTCGTCGCCCTGGCGGGTGCAGCGAAGCATCAGACCCATGGCGACGCCCGAAATCGTGGCGTGGACGCCGCTGTTGTACATCAAGGCCCAGGTGACGAGCGCGAGCGGGACGTACACGTACCAGCCGTGCACGCCGGCGCGTTGCAGCAGCCAGAACAGCACCAGGCACGCTGCCGCGCCGGCCAGGGCCGCGTAGTTGAGGCCGGAGGTGAAGAAGATCGCGATGATCAGGATCGCGAAGAGGTCGTCGACGACGGCGAGGGTGAGCAGGAACGCGCGCAGTGCCGAGGGCAGTGCGGTGCCGAGCACGGCGAGGACGGCGAGTGCGAAGGCGATGTCGGTGGCGGTGGGCACCGCCCAGCCCTTGAGCGAGCCGCCGCCCGCGGCGGCCACCACGGTGTACACGACCGCGGGCGCGGCCATGCCGCACAGGGCGGCGATGACGGGGAGCGCGGCCTTGGCCGGTTCGCGCAGTTCGCCCGCGACGAGTTCGCGTTTGAGTTCGATGCCGGCGACGAAGAAGAAGACGGCGAGCAGGCCGTCCGCCGACCAGTGCGCGACGGACAGGTGGAGGCCGAGCGCGGACGGGCCGAAGTGGAAGTGCGCGGTGGACTCGTAGCTGTGGTGGAGGGTGTTCGCCCAGATGAGGGCGATGACGGCGGCGAGCAGCAGCAGGATGCCGCCGACGGTCTCGGTGCGCAGGGCGTCGGCGACGAAGTTCCGTTCGGGCAGCGGGAGACGGCCGAAGAGGACTGAGGAGCGGCGGCGCGGCTGCTCGGTCACGGGGGTGGCCTCCTGGGCGTCGTAGCCGGCTGTGGACACAGTTGTCCTGTGTGCCGACCAGACTTCCCGGCGCGCCCATAAGTCTCGTCGCCATGGTGCGGCGACGCGGGGTCAGCTTAACCCGGACAGGTGAAGGGGCGAGGGGGACCACGACGAGGGGCGCCCGCACTGCTGGAGTGCGGGCGCCCCTCGTCGTGGCGGCTCTTACGTCGTGACGGTTCCTATGTCCTGAAGGCTCTTACGGGGCCCGGATGCTCCTATGGATGTCAAGCGGCTTCAGTGAGGTCGCTTTGAGTGGTGTCGTGGCTGGTGTCGGTGGTGCGGATCGACCGCATGAGGACGCGGTAGACCTCGCGGGCGACGTGGCGTTTCAGGCAGCGCATGATGTCCTTCTTCGCGAGTCCTTCGGTGGTGCGTCGCTCGACGTAGGCGCGGGTGCGTTCGTCCCAGCGCATGCGGCTGAGCACGATGGTGTGCAGGGCGTGATTGGCGGCGCGGTCGCCGCCGCGGTTGAGTCGGTGGCGGTCCCTGCGTCCGGATGAGGCCGGTATGGGCGCGACGCCGCAGAGGTGAGCGAAGGCCGCCTCGGAGTTCAGCCGGCCAGGGTTGTCACCGGCGGTGGCCAGGAGCTGACCGGCCACATCCGAGCCGACGCCTTTGAGCGCCAGCAGTTCGGAGGCGGCCTGGGTGGTCAGGGCCGTGAGCTCGGCTTCCAGCCCGTCGATCTCCTCGGTCAGAGCCAGGACGCGCCTGCCCAGACGGCGCAGGGCAGCTTTGGCCGCCTGCTCGGGATCGGCAAGGTCCGCACCCGGCCGGAGACGGGCACATGCTTTGGCCAGGGCTGCTACCGGCAGGCCGCGGAACTGGGCCCGCAGTCTCTCCGGTGCGGTGACCAGCAGCTGACGGGCCTGGTTGACCGCCTGCGTTCGGGACTTCACCGCCGAGCGACGCACCACGCGTAGCGTGCGGACCGCCTCGACGATGCCGTCCCGGGTCTTCGGCGTGCCCGTGGCCCGGCCTGAAACGACCGCCTCGGCCGCGGC comes from Streptomyces sp. NBC_00448 and encodes:
- a CDS encoding MarP family serine protease, yielding MNVLDILLILAAVWFAVIGYRQGFVVGVMSVIGFLGGGLAAVYLLPLLWDKATDHATPGSAAVMSAVVIVIVCASVGQAFTTHLGNKARTRITWSPARTLDAGGGALVNVLAMLLVAWLIGSALATTTLPTIGREVRSSKVLIGVSRVMPPSADTWFTDFSDTLAQNGLPQVFGTFGSEPITSVPAPDPALVGSPAVADARPSIVKVVGTAPSCGKVLEGSGFVFAKDRVMTNAHVVGGVSEPTVQVGGKGRLHDARVVLYDWQRDIAVLDVPGLDAPALHFATTSEQSRDDAIVAGFPENGPFDVRAARIRDRIKASGPDIYHRGTVHRDVYSLYATVRAGNSGGPLLTTDGEVAGVVFAKSLDDSHTGYALTAAEVAPDVTAGRTANRQVDTEGCAL
- the nhaA gene encoding Na+/H+ antiporter NhaA yields the protein MTEQPRRRSSVLFGRLPLPERNFVADALRTETVGGILLLLAAVIALIWANTLHHSYESTAHFHFGPSALGLHLSVAHWSADGLLAVFFFVAGIELKRELVAGELREPAKAALPVIAALCGMAAPAVVYTVVAAAGGGSLKGWAVPTATDIAFALAVLAVLGTALPSALRAFLLTLAVVDDLFAILIIAIFFTSGLNYAALAGAAACLVLFWLLQRAGVHGWYVYVPLALVTWALMYNSGVHATISGVAMGLMLRCTRQGDEQHPPAERVEHLVRPLSAGLAVPLFALFAAGVSISGGALADVFHRPETLGVVLGLVCGKTIGVFGGTWLAVRFTRAELNPDLRWPDVLALATLSGIGFTVSLLIGELAFAAHPKLADEAKAAVLVGSVIAAVLAAVLLKLRNDRYRKLTTEEERDDDGDGIPDIYEQDQPAYHMRMAEILERQAAEHRRLAALARRRQAGGPDDT
- a CDS encoding tryptophan 2,3-dioxygenase family protein, with the protein product MSDAPTDEAATPNLSFEGSTPYEDYVQASVLTHLQHPLSDEPGEMAFLVTTQVMELWFTLLVHEWTTAAAALRQDDLPTARAALLRSLPELESLNASWKPIAHLTPAQFNAYRSALGEGSGFQSAMYRRLEFLLGDKSASMIVPHRGTPSAHAELEKALTEPSLYDEVLRLLARRGYDLPAAVLDRDPALRYEPHPEVEAAWQAVYADDDQDSDLIRLGELLTDVAELVWRWRNDHLVATRRAMGAKAGTGGSAGVAWLEKRATKNVFPELWTARSHV
- a CDS encoding IS110 family transposase, producing the protein MTDQALEVTSGVDTHGETHHAAVIDRIGRHLADREFPATGSGYRQLLAWIGSFGTVTAVGVEGTGAYGAELARTLRRAGLKVVEVDRPDRKTRRMKGKSDPIDAYAAAEAVVSGRATGTPKTRDGIVEAVRTLRVVRRSAVKSRTQAVNQARQLLVTAPERLRAQFRGLPVAALAKACARLRPGADLADPEQAAKAALRRLGRRVLALTEEIDGLEAELTALTTQAASELLALKGVGSDVAGQLLATAGDNPGRLNSEAAFAHLCGVAPIPASSGRRDRHRLNRGGDRAANHALHTIVLSRMRWDERTRAYVERRTTEGLAKKDIMRCLKRHVAREVYRVLMRSIRTTDTSHDTTQSDLTEAA
- a CDS encoding NUDIX hydrolase, which produces MTRSWEAGASKVDVSAGGLPQWLEPVVDAVGSVRPEQLSSFLPPDGGGRQSAVLVLFGEGDQGPDLLLIERSAALRSHAGQPSFPGGALDPEDGDPDGEGPLRAALREAEEETGLDPAGVQLFGVLPRLYIPVSGFVVTPVLGWWREPSPIRAVDPAETARAFRVPVTDLTDPANRATLVHPSGFRGPAFLVQGALVWGFTAGLIDKLLHYAGWERPWDRERTVPLA
- the kynU gene encoding kynureninase, which gives rise to MSDVPSVPAALALDALAERAAALDAADLLAPVRDRFFLGGSSPAEGRGGGTVYLDGNSLGALPTTVLPRLTEVIGREWGELRIRSWEESGWWTAPERIGDRIAPLVGAAPGQVVVGDSTSVNVFKALIAAIRMAPQDRDEILVDAATFPTDGYIAQSAARFTGRTVRAVPAGTIAEAAGARTAVALVNHVDYRTGRLHDLPAVTAALHAAGALAVWDLCHSAGALPVALDADGVDLAVGCTYKYLNGGPGAPAYLYVRAEHQPRFDSPLPGWNSHADPFGMAREYVAAEGAPRGRVGTPEILSLLALDAALDVWEGVALADVRAKSLALTDFFLDCVAAAAPTGQLRAMTPEAHAERGSQVSLRCADAGEVMRELIARGVVGDFRPPDVLRFGFTPLYTRYVDAWRAARVLADILEERDPTPAGARPGAGTDTRPDGHPDGDREGNP
- the nth gene encoding endonuclease III, whose translation is MAESKVGKAPKTESQVAKVRRARRINRELAEVYPYAHPELDFENPFQLLIATVLSAQTTDLRVNQTTPALFAKYPTAADMAAADPADLEQILRPTGFFRAKTRSVLGLSAALRDEFGGEVPGRLADLVKLPGVGRKTANVVLGNAFGVPGITVDTHFGRLSRRFGWTTSQDPEEVERDVAALFPKSDWTMLSHRVVFHGRRMCHARKPACGVCPIAALCPSYGEGEMDPEKAKKLLKYEKGGFPGQRLNPPPDYPGQPAPPLGAS
- a CDS encoding alpha/beta fold hydrolase translates to MNLPAGSPSQPNRPVPVPDATDRSGPVGAELGRGGQVPRLDGPWTHREVAANGARFHIAEAGDGPLVLLLHGFPQFWWAWRHQLTALADAGFRAVAMDLRGVGGSDRTPRGYDPGNLALDVTGVIRSLGEPDAALVGHDLGGYLAWTAAAMRPKLVRRLAVCSMPHPRRWRAAMLTDLRQSRSGGYIWGFQRPWVPERQLVADDAALVGQMIRDWSGPRPLDEESIDVYREAMQIPSTAHCAVEPYRWMVRSMARPDGLQFNRRMKRPVRVPTLQMHGSLDRAVGTRSVAGSGEYVEAPYRWRLFDGLGHFPHEEDPVAFSTELVNWLKDPEPDR
- a CDS encoding alpha/beta hydrolase, translated to MTAAAPRPPSPQPADRAAAEEASAFGHDPVPPDATASYGAHPDQVVDFYRPAGTGTARPAPLVALLHGGAWRDAHDRTHVSPLAAHLAARGLAVASVEYRRGGTGGAAGGPEAPGDQPADGKQLPRQAEVRAETAEPPLPPAGRWPDTFDDVAAAMDALPALARDALGEDTVDPRRIVLTGHSAGGHLALWAAARHLLPADSPWHRPAPPAVRGVVALAPIADFTSAIRLRVCSGAVLDLLGGPDHATDRLPHADPAALLPTGIATTIVHGTTDNVVPPQVSAAFARAAGAAGEEPTVAWLPATGHFPLIDPSSDACTAVADEIGQLAW
- a CDS encoding phage holin family protein — encoded protein: MSPASNGDERSLGELFSAATTELSALVHDEIALAKTEIRQDVKRATIGSGALIVALALCLFAVPMGCMALAYVIHRTGLPLDASFGIVCGAFVVLGVLLAALAYSRFKKVKKPERSIASAKETAAVLQKAKPRPRELGPQDAKPLGATVAAPALESKM
- a CDS encoding Crp/Fnr family transcriptional regulator, which codes for MDDVLRRAPLFAALDDEQAAELRASMTEVTLARGDALFHEGDPGDRLYVVTEGKVKLHRTSPDGRENMLAVVGPGELIGELSLFDPGPRTATGTALTEVKLLGLGHGDLQPWLNVRPEVSTALLRAVARRLRRTNDVMSDLVFSDVPGRVAKALLDLSRRFGVQSEEGIHVVHDLTQEELAQLVGASRETVNKALADFAGRGWLRLEARAVILLDVERLAKRSR